The Marinilongibacter aquaticus genome has a window encoding:
- a CDS encoding nuclear transport factor 2 family protein produces MKNIENFFTAYKNAVWQKDTIGLLALYGPEVLAFDMWDKSHFNDLQEWKPEIEGWLNALGDEQVKVDFECVKIHESENLGFASGFILFQAVSPEGEALRGMKNRISLGFAKSENEWKVVHQHISAPISSENLSAILDL; encoded by the coding sequence ATGAAGAACATTGAAAACTTTTTTACTGCATATAAAAATGCGGTTTGGCAAAAGGATACAATTGGCTTGCTTGCCCTATACGGTCCAGAGGTTTTGGCATTTGATATGTGGGACAAAAGTCATTTCAACGATCTGCAAGAATGGAAGCCCGAAATTGAAGGCTGGCTGAATGCTTTGGGAGATGAGCAGGTTAAAGTGGATTTCGAATGCGTGAAAATTCATGAGTCGGAAAATTTGGGCTTTGCAAGTGGCTTTATACTATTTCAAGCCGTTTCACCTGAAGGAGAAGCACTGCGAGGAATGAAGAATAGAATTAGTCTCGGATTCGCAAAATCAGAAAACGAATGGAAAGTTGTTCATCAACACATTTCGGCTCCTATAAGCTCCGAAAACCTTTCTGCCATTTTGGATTTATAA
- a CDS encoding helix-turn-helix domain-containing protein, with amino-acid sequence MKETAISNCYVSPSPSTEQFIANHTFMYLLSGSMTVYDGINVYKIKAGDYGLGRRNHLARYTKHEDKVAFRKIFILLDQDFLKSFNETYNYEPKSTEAPHAIFHLSHDELIENFIQSLIPYFNEHGLIDGDFLNVKRSELLLILLKSNPDLANILFDFKDPDKIDLEEFMLRNYKFNVSIERFAYLTGRSLSTFKRDFEKIFNATPRHWLIQKRLEEAYYLIDRKEKRPSEIYLDLGFENFSHFSYAFKKLFGHAPSKLFKEN; translated from the coding sequence ATGAAAGAAACCGCAATTTCCAATTGTTACGTAAGTCCCTCTCCATCGACAGAACAGTTTATTGCGAATCATACCTTTATGTATTTGTTGTCAGGTTCGATGACCGTGTACGATGGCATCAATGTATACAAAATAAAAGCAGGAGATTACGGGCTTGGAAGAAGAAATCATTTGGCGAGATATACCAAGCATGAAGACAAAGTTGCCTTTCGGAAAATCTTCATTTTATTGGATCAGGATTTTTTGAAATCCTTTAACGAAACCTATAATTACGAACCCAAAAGTACGGAGGCACCGCATGCCATATTTCATTTATCGCACGATGAATTAATAGAGAACTTTATTCAGTCTTTGATTCCTTATTTTAATGAGCATGGACTTATAGATGGCGACTTTTTGAATGTAAAAAGAAGTGAGCTTCTTCTGATTTTACTGAAATCAAATCCTGATTTGGCCAATATTTTGTTTGATTTCAAAGATCCTGACAAAATCGACTTAGAAGAATTTATGCTCAGAAATTATAAGTTCAATGTAAGTATTGAGCGATTTGCTTATCTGACAGGGCGGAGTCTGTCCACATTTAAGAGAGATTTCGAAAAAATATTCAATGCAACTCCAAGGCATTGGCTCATACAAAAGCGACTGGAAGAAGCATATTATTTGATTGACAGAAAAGAGAAGAGGCCTTCAGAAATTTACCTCGATCTGGGATTCGAGAACTTTTCTCACTTCTCCTACGCATTTAAAAAATTATTTGGACATGCACCAAGCAAACTTTTTAAAGAAAATTGA
- a CDS encoding SusD/RagB family nutrient-binding outer membrane lipoprotein, translated as MKKILFLFISFIVFSGCTKNFEELNVNPYQISNESLRQDFNNIGSFYPSMLNFIFGTQTHHNLLNVTYTQQLATPTPFTGNINNTTYYVRWNTYWGREYSNVMAPAKQVIDIANEGGYTVFAAWAKLIQIISMSRVTLYQGPVIYTHYGETGQVLYDSEEELYTAFFSDLDEIIDMFNANADYSGLANFDASYGGDVASWARYANSLRLQLAMRVSKVAPSMAKSEGEKALADPAGLILSNDQTFYISLYGAKFHPATICFDWGDTRMSATMESILIGYKDNRISKFFDPVSSESLVSDHPDWPYKGIRNGAVLNAKDDHLAFSTINSSFNSISGFTKRKYMSADEVYFLMAEAALRGWTGAGDAKENYESGVKASFELWGAGGADAYLADDSSLPLDYVDPVDATHTNDFQNRITTTVAWDEAASNEEKLEKIITQKWIACYTNEMESWMDLRRTGYPKLPDVAVNYSSTDWGIVEKGDIVRRFPFVTAERTGNEAGVADATTKLGGPDLINTRLWWDTGGSNFP; from the coding sequence ATGAAAAAAATATTATTCCTATTTATATCATTTATCGTTTTCTCCGGATGTACGAAGAATTTCGAGGAACTAAATGTAAACCCGTATCAGATATCCAACGAATCTTTGCGTCAGGATTTCAACAATATTGGGTCGTTTTATCCTTCGATGCTCAACTTCATTTTCGGGACACAAACGCACCATAATTTGCTGAACGTAACCTACACGCAGCAGTTGGCCACACCTACGCCTTTTACGGGAAACATCAATAACACCACATACTATGTGCGATGGAACACCTATTGGGGCAGAGAGTACAGCAACGTGATGGCTCCGGCCAAGCAGGTTATCGATATTGCCAATGAGGGCGGATATACCGTTTTTGCGGCTTGGGCAAAGTTGATTCAGATCATTTCGATGTCGAGAGTAACACTTTATCAAGGTCCCGTAATTTATACGCACTACGGAGAAACAGGTCAGGTTTTATACGATAGCGAGGAAGAGTTGTACACGGCTTTCTTCAGCGATTTGGATGAAATAATTGACATGTTCAATGCCAATGCAGATTATAGCGGATTGGCCAATTTCGACGCCAGCTACGGTGGAGATGTGGCCAGTTGGGCTCGTTATGCCAACTCACTTCGTTTGCAATTGGCTATGCGTGTGTCGAAAGTTGCACCAAGTATGGCCAAAAGCGAGGGCGAAAAAGCACTTGCAGACCCAGCGGGTTTGATTCTATCCAATGACCAAACCTTCTACATTTCGCTTTATGGAGCCAAATTTCACCCGGCTACAATTTGTTTCGACTGGGGCGATACGCGTATGAGTGCCACGATGGAATCCATTTTGATCGGTTATAAAGACAACCGCATCAGCAAGTTTTTCGATCCCGTGTCTTCAGAATCTTTGGTGAGCGATCACCCAGATTGGCCTTACAAAGGCATTAGAAATGGAGCCGTGCTCAACGCCAAAGACGATCACTTGGCTTTCTCAACGATCAATTCAAGCTTCAACAGCATCAGCGGTTTCACCAAAAGAAAATACATGAGTGCAGACGAAGTGTACTTCTTGATGGCCGAAGCGGCATTGCGAGGCTGGACAGGAGCCGGCGACGCCAAAGAAAACTATGAAAGCGGTGTGAAAGCTTCATTTGAATTGTGGGGAGCCGGCGGTGCAGATGCCTATTTGGCCGATGACTCGAGCTTGCCTCTTGATTATGTAGATCCTGTGGATGCCACGCATACCAACGATTTCCAAAACAGAATCACGACCACGGTCGCTTGGGATGAAGCAGCATCGAATGAAGAAAAATTGGAAAAGATTATTACACAAAAATGGATTGCCTGCTATACCAACGAGATGGAATCTTGGATGGATTTGCGTAGAACGGGCTATCCTAAACTTCCGGATGTGGCTGTGAACTACAGCAGCACAGATTGGGGCATTGTAGAAAAAGGTGACATTGTGAGAAGGTTTCCATTTGTGACAGCCGAACGCACCGGAAACGAGGCGGGTGTAGCCGACGCCACAACCAAATTGGGCGGCCCCGACTTGATCAATACCCGCTTATGGTGGGATACTGGTGGATCTAATTTCCCTTGA
- the mnmA gene encoding tRNA 2-thiouridine(34) synthase MnmA, with protein MSKHGRILVAMSGGIDSSLAAVLLHEQGYEVIGMTMKTWDYAASGGAKKETGCCSLDSINDARHIATSLGFPHYILDIRNEFGDYVIDHFTGEYLEGRTPNPCVLCNTHVKWDALLRRANNLDCEFLATGHYANIRQEQDRHIISKGVDQLKDQSYVLWGISQESLSRTQLPLGHLKKLEIREMAKERGFFDLVNKSESYEICFVPDNDYRGFLKRRVTGLEERVAGGNFVLENGDIVGKHEGYPFYTIGQRKGLGIALGYPVYVTEIKKETNEVVLGTEKHLLRNAMHVGKLNLQKYAHLGDAEMDSITKIRYKDKGMPAKIRQIGEDKIEAVFQDPVSAIAPGQAAVFYEGDDLIGGGWILKSFNAE; from the coding sequence ATGAGCAAACACGGACGAATTTTGGTCGCCATGAGTGGCGGCATCGACAGCTCACTCGCAGCTGTTTTATTGCACGAACAAGGTTATGAGGTCATCGGAATGACCATGAAGACGTGGGACTACGCTGCGTCGGGTGGAGCCAAAAAAGAAACGGGCTGTTGCAGCTTGGATTCTATAAACGATGCACGGCATATTGCCACTAGCTTGGGCTTCCCACATTATATATTGGATATCCGCAACGAATTCGGCGACTATGTAATCGATCATTTTACGGGCGAATACCTCGAAGGCCGCACACCTAACCCTTGTGTGCTCTGCAACACGCACGTAAAATGGGATGCCCTTTTGCGAAGAGCCAACAATCTGGATTGTGAATTTTTGGCCACGGGCCACTACGCCAACATTCGCCAAGAGCAGGATAGGCACATTATTTCGAAAGGTGTTGACCAATTGAAAGACCAGAGCTATGTACTTTGGGGAATTTCTCAAGAAAGCCTTTCGCGAACCCAATTGCCTTTGGGGCATTTGAAAAAGTTGGAGATTCGTGAAATGGCCAAAGAACGCGGTTTTTTCGATTTGGTGAACAAATCAGAGTCTTACGAAATCTGCTTTGTGCCGGATAACGATTACCGCGGATTTTTGAAACGCCGCGTAACGGGTTTGGAAGAACGCGTGGCTGGAGGCAATTTCGTCTTGGAAAATGGGGATATCGTGGGAAAACACGAAGGTTATCCGTTCTATACCATTGGCCAACGAAAAGGCTTGGGCATTGCTTTGGGTTATCCTGTCTATGTGACGGAAATCAAAAAAGAAACCAACGAAGTGGTGCTGGGCACCGAAAAACATTTGTTGCGTAATGCCATGCATGTGGGCAAACTCAATTTGCAGAAATATGCCCATTTGGGTGACGCTGAGATGGATTCGATTACCAAGATCAGGTACAAGGATAAAGGTATGCCGGCTAAAATTCGTCAGATTGGAGAAGACAAAATCGAAGCCGTTTTTCAAGATCCGGTGAGTGCCATTGCCCCTGGGCAGGCCGCTGTATTTTATGAAGGCGACGACCTGATTGGTGGTGGATGGATTTTAAAAAGTTTCAATGCAGAATAG
- a CDS encoding YdeI/OmpD-associated family protein, translated as MPKEDIETYSPKSRTDWRNWLDANHQSKQSVWLIFFKTTSPLFTIGWSEAVDEALCFGWIDSTKRTIDKESYMQYFSKRKPNSIWSKINKDKVDDLISKEQMREAGYKSIEIAKKNGSWFILDEVEALIVPQDLKRAFDKRAGSFEYYQSLSSSAKKILLSWLVLAKRTETRQNRIVEIADNASKKQLPKSFR; from the coding sequence ATGCCTAAAGAGGATATTGAAACATATAGCCCCAAAAGCAGAACAGACTGGCGGAACTGGTTGGATGCGAATCATCAGTCGAAGCAGTCTGTTTGGCTTATTTTTTTTAAGACCACGAGCCCGCTGTTTACAATCGGTTGGAGCGAAGCCGTGGATGAAGCCCTATGCTTTGGGTGGATAGACAGCACAAAAAGGACCATTGACAAGGAAAGTTATATGCAATATTTCAGTAAAAGAAAACCGAACAGCATATGGTCAAAAATAAACAAGGACAAAGTGGACGATCTGATTTCAAAAGAGCAGATGCGGGAAGCTGGTTACAAATCCATTGAAATTGCCAAGAAAAATGGCTCCTGGTTCATTCTGGATGAAGTGGAAGCCCTTATTGTGCCCCAAGATTTAAAAAGAGCATTTGACAAAAGAGCAGGTTCTTTCGAATATTACCAGAGTTTGAGTTCCTCGGCAAAGAAAATTTTATTGTCTTGGCTTGTTCTTGCGAAAAGAACCGAAACAAGACAAAATAGAATTGTGGAGATTGCAGATAATGCAAGTAAAAAACAGCTGCCAAAGTCGTTTAGATAG
- a CDS encoding alpha/beta fold hydrolase: protein MKNVIEARFNPAEFPEPTMISVNGVQLEVFEAGRQNAGKPIVLCHGFPELAFSWRYQISALVHAGYHVIVPNQRGYGRSSCPTEVEDYDIVHLTDDLTALLDYYGYENATFVGHDWGANVVWSLALLQPKRVNGIINLALPYQVRGERPWIEWMEEIFGEDFYFVHFNRQPGVADAILHANTSQFLRNLFRKNAAPMRPEPGMLMINLARAEKPNGEPIMSESELSVFVSAFEKSGFTGSINWYRNLDRNWHLMANIAPIIHQPTLMIYGERDTIPKFENLKDFVPNVDILSLDCGHCIPQELPEETNQTILNWLEKQHA, encoded by the coding sequence ATGAAAAACGTAATCGAGGCTAGGTTCAATCCAGCCGAATTCCCTGAACCTACAATGATTTCGGTGAACGGTGTACAACTCGAAGTATTTGAAGCGGGCAGACAAAATGCCGGCAAACCAATTGTGCTTTGCCATGGTTTTCCCGAACTGGCATTCTCTTGGCGTTATCAAATATCGGCTCTTGTGCATGCCGGTTATCATGTAATTGTGCCAAATCAGAGAGGTTATGGCCGTTCTTCTTGCCCGACCGAAGTGGAAGATTATGACATCGTGCATTTGACTGATGACCTCACTGCCTTGCTCGATTATTACGGATACGAGAACGCTACATTTGTCGGCCACGATTGGGGAGCAAATGTGGTATGGAGCTTGGCTCTGTTGCAGCCCAAACGGGTAAATGGAATTATCAACCTGGCTTTGCCTTATCAAGTACGTGGAGAAAGGCCTTGGATCGAATGGATGGAAGAAATTTTTGGCGAGGACTTTTATTTTGTGCATTTCAACCGACAGCCGGGGGTGGCCGATGCCATTTTGCATGCAAACACCTCGCAATTTTTGCGTAACTTATTCCGTAAAAACGCAGCCCCTATGCGACCAGAACCCGGTATGTTGATGATCAATCTTGCCAGAGCAGAAAAACCAAACGGAGAACCTATCATGAGCGAGAGTGAATTGTCCGTTTTCGTATCCGCTTTCGAAAAATCTGGATTTACAGGAAGTATAAATTGGTACAGAAACTTAGATCGCAATTGGCATTTAATGGCGAATATTGCTCCCATTATTCACCAGCCAACGCTTATGATCTATGGAGAACGCGATACGATTCCCAAGTTTGAAAACCTAAAGGATTTTGTGCCGAATGTAGATATACTTAGTTTGGATTGCGGTCATTGTATTCCGCAAGAATTGCCAGAAGAAACCAACCAGACGATTTTAAATTGGTTGGAAAAACAACATGCCTAA
- a CDS encoding S8 family serine peptidase — translation MSIKKLLPAVLLFTVFQTQGQNRYLVRFTDKSGTNYELSKPEAFLSARAIERRNSQGLAVEEQDLPVSAEYLQALKAVDVKILGTSKWLNAAMIDIPEKQLQTILDLEFIDGLEMDFPNGLSTSKARKGTKDFSSPWPLDAGTANNQLEMLGADAMHNQGFRGEGVLIGILDSGFQNANSLDVFKNMFAENRVLDTYDFVHKKTGVYDTHYHGTHVLSCIAADLEGQMIGTAPKASVALYLTEDVGSETQIEEMNWIMAAERADSLGVDVISSSLGYNDFDGTAQDYVYDQLDGKTTLITRAANWAANKGIVVVVSAGNEGSSLWKYITPPADSPMAIAVAAVDSEGKKGSFSSFGPTADNRIKPDVAAKGVGTTIATPANVISLGNGTSYAAPLIAGLVAGMVQAFPDLTALQIRELLLESSSQFDSPDNDLGYGIPSFVRASALVRIEQLRAGTDKSVLTFPNPSGEKDNITVFVTKKDLGDSFNLELYNTNGVKVLETKFSSPLFELSKSEMNIPPGLYYLKVYNDRFEETTRVVIY, via the coding sequence ATGTCGATAAAAAAGCTTCTACCAGCTGTTTTGCTTTTTACGGTTTTTCAGACTCAGGGTCAAAATCGTTATTTGGTTCGTTTTACGGATAAATCGGGCACAAATTATGAATTGAGCAAGCCCGAGGCCTTTTTGTCGGCCCGGGCGATAGAAAGACGTAACAGCCAAGGCCTCGCAGTCGAAGAGCAAGACCTGCCTGTAAGTGCAGAATACCTCCAAGCTTTGAAAGCGGTGGATGTCAAGATTTTGGGTACAAGCAAATGGCTGAATGCCGCCATGATCGACATTCCCGAAAAACAATTGCAGACCATACTCGATTTGGAATTTATCGATGGTTTGGAAATGGATTTTCCGAACGGTTTGAGTACGAGCAAAGCAAGAAAGGGCACGAAAGATTTTTCAAGCCCATGGCCTCTAGATGCCGGTACGGCAAACAATCAATTGGAAATGCTGGGTGCCGATGCCATGCACAATCAAGGGTTTCGTGGAGAAGGTGTTTTGATCGGTATACTCGATTCTGGTTTTCAGAATGCCAATTCGCTTGATGTCTTCAAAAACATGTTTGCAGAAAATCGCGTATTGGATACCTATGATTTTGTGCACAAGAAAACCGGAGTGTACGACACGCACTATCACGGTACGCATGTGCTCAGTTGTATCGCCGCTGATTTGGAAGGTCAAATGATCGGAACGGCTCCAAAAGCCAGTGTGGCCCTTTATCTCACCGAAGATGTGGGTTCAGAAACGCAAATCGAAGAGATGAATTGGATCATGGCTGCTGAAAGGGCAGATTCTTTGGGCGTGGATGTGATTTCCAGCTCTTTGGGATACAACGATTTCGACGGCACAGCTCAAGATTATGTGTACGATCAGCTGGATGGTAAGACCACTTTGATTACGCGGGCGGCCAATTGGGCGGCGAATAAAGGCATTGTCGTGGTGGTTTCTGCCGGAAACGAAGGCAGTTCGTTGTGGAAATACATTACGCCTCCAGCGGACTCGCCCATGGCCATTGCTGTGGCTGCTGTCGATTCGGAAGGCAAAAAAGGTTCTTTCAGCTCTTTTGGGCCTACGGCCGATAATCGCATCAAACCCGATGTGGCAGCAAAAGGTGTGGGAACGACAATTGCTACTCCGGCCAATGTGATTTCTCTGGGCAATGGCACTTCCTATGCGGCACCGCTTATTGCGGGTTTGGTGGCCGGTATGGTGCAAGCTTTCCCCGATTTAACGGCCCTACAAATTCGTGAATTGTTGTTGGAATCATCTTCGCAATTCGATTCTCCAGATAATGATTTGGGCTACGGCATTCCCAGCTTTGTACGGGCTTCGGCTTTGGTTCGCATTGAGCAATTGCGTGCAGGAACCGACAAAAGCGTGCTTACCTTTCCCAACCCAAGCGGTGAAAAGGACAACATTACTGTATTTGTCACGAAAAAGGATTTGGGCGATTCTTTCAATTTGGAATTGTACAATACAAACGGTGTGAAGGTGCTCGAAACAAAATTCAGCTCTCCCCTATTCGAGCTTTCTAAATCGGAGATGAACATTCCTCCGGGTTTGTATTATTTAAAGGTGTACAACGACCGCTTTGAAGAGACCACACGTGTGGTCATTTATTGA
- a CDS encoding GtrA family protein, with product MKKSVQVRGEIISYFFVALAGVAVQLIVSSIAQRQFSVQYKNSVALGYAASVVTGFFLTKIFTFKSGQGRTRRQILKYLLITTISGFITTYGAYYTKAILEAIFNQDFVISPFNYSINVIELVSHITGMGFSFIFNFVGHKFFTFRTTGFYEKLNAKFFG from the coding sequence ATGAAGAAATCGGTTCAAGTACGAGGTGAAATCATCTCCTACTTTTTTGTGGCCTTGGCAGGTGTAGCTGTGCAGTTGATAGTCAGTTCGATAGCCCAAAGACAGTTTTCCGTACAATACAAAAATTCAGTGGCTTTGGGCTATGCCGCTTCCGTGGTTACAGGCTTTTTCCTGACTAAGATTTTCACCTTCAAATCGGGACAAGGCCGTACCAGAAGGCAAATTCTGAAATATCTTTTGATCACCACGATTTCTGGATTCATCACCACTTACGGAGCATATTATACGAAAGCGATTCTTGAAGCCATTTTCAATCAAGATTTTGTGATCAGTCCCTTCAATTATTCAATCAATGTGATCGAATTGGTCTCTCATATTACAGGCATGGGCTTCAGCTTCATTTTCAATTTTGTAGGGCATAAGTTTTTCACCTTTCGTACCACAGGCTTTTACGAAAAGCTGAATGCAAAATTCTTTGGCTAA
- a CDS encoding SusC/RagA family TonB-linked outer membrane protein — protein sequence MIKNLLLLLMLLGVLPLAAQNRTVTGTVTDSGTNEVIIGATVTVLGTTKGTITDVEGKYSIEVGSGAQLVVSFVGYEKLTVPVDNKTVIDVALGTDANQLGEVVVTALGIKREEKTLTYAQQTVGAEELTKTRDPNFMNSLNGKAAGVQIKKSSSGAGGSTKVVLRGNKSLNGDSSPLFVIDGVPMANNRGGQPGMWGGTDQGDGLSMINPEDIESISILRGSNAAVLYGSQGANGVILITTKSGKSGKTVVTYNTGYTNESVIRLPKLQYKYGAVGSAKESWSDTPGDYDDSFVKDFFNNGHNFYNAVTISGGTAHTNAFFSYANTSQSGVMPNNKYGKHNFSFKQSTKMLKDKVTVTSNIIMALENTENRYPSGYYLNPLTGLYMFPRQMNFEDYKNNYQVFDEGRNMNVQNWFVVDHQQSNPYWIVNNEPNTMNSRRAVASLKVSYDILSNLKFQIRGNYDYASREYEERHAATSNVTNVGSNGRWVYRKTEDILAYTDAILSYNKDFGNLFSLNAIAGASYQKTDYGTGVSVNSGTNVLFYPNEFYFDNLPTNVQVQSITSGKVVKKGLFGNLQLGYKEMLFLDLAGRNDWASTLALTGNASYFYPSAGLTAIVSEMFQMPQSISFGKVRASVTKVGNEVPFNVINPQNTITASGGVDRNTIQPFFDAKPEIITSMELGTDWRFFHNRFGFDLTLYKIISKNQFVRIPTVSGAGGYTYQYINAGEITNKGVELTVNLVPVRKANLEWTSSFNFTKNVNKIVDIGPSDATTISLGTSEGYESKLVEGGSFNDLYVYKFQRNEAGSIIIENGVPLKTSITELAGNLNPKWTLGWNNTLTYKRLSAGVLINGSFGGVVFSQTQSMLDGYGVSQATADARDAGFVSVNGVSSSDGTAITQVNPETWYKAVGDRNGIGEYYVYSRTNVRLGQLSLGYNFDLSKIKIPVKSANLSLIGNNLFYFHMEAPFDPELAMSTNQNSQGLDNFNLPATRTYGVNLKLTF from the coding sequence ATGATTAAAAATTTGCTCTTGTTATTGATGCTGCTTGGAGTGTTGCCATTAGCCGCTCAAAATCGGACCGTTACGGGAACGGTGACCGATTCTGGGACCAATGAAGTAATTATTGGTGCAACTGTTACCGTTCTGGGCACAACAAAAGGAACCATTACCGATGTAGAAGGAAAGTATTCTATTGAGGTAGGCAGCGGAGCCCAATTGGTTGTTTCGTTTGTGGGCTATGAAAAGCTTACAGTTCCTGTCGATAACAAAACGGTGATTGATGTGGCCTTGGGTACAGACGCCAACCAATTGGGTGAGGTGGTTGTGACGGCCCTCGGTATCAAACGCGAAGAAAAAACGCTAACCTATGCCCAACAAACCGTTGGTGCTGAAGAACTAACCAAAACACGTGACCCGAATTTTATGAACAGCCTGAACGGTAAAGCGGCGGGTGTTCAAATCAAGAAAAGTAGCTCGGGAGCGGGCGGCTCCACCAAAGTAGTTTTGCGTGGAAACAAATCGCTGAACGGCGACAGCTCGCCTTTGTTTGTAATCGATGGTGTGCCCATGGCCAACAACAGAGGCGGACAGCCCGGTATGTGGGGTGGAACCGATCAGGGAGATGGACTTTCGATGATCAACCCAGAGGATATCGAAAGCATCAGTATTCTTAGAGGCTCGAATGCGGCTGTACTTTATGGTAGCCAAGGAGCCAACGGTGTAATTTTGATTACCACCAAAAGTGGAAAATCTGGAAAAACAGTAGTGACTTACAATACCGGTTATACCAACGAAAGTGTAATTCGTTTGCCGAAACTACAATATAAGTACGGTGCGGTTGGAAGTGCGAAGGAAAGCTGGTCGGACACGCCCGGCGATTACGACGATTCGTTCGTGAAAGACTTTTTCAACAACGGGCATAACTTTTACAATGCGGTGACTATCAGCGGTGGAACAGCCCATACCAATGCCTTCTTTTCGTATGCGAATACATCGCAAAGCGGCGTGATGCCCAACAACAAATACGGAAAACATAACTTTTCTTTCAAGCAATCGACCAAAATGCTGAAAGATAAGGTTACGGTAACTTCGAATATTATCATGGCCTTGGAAAATACGGAAAATCGTTATCCATCGGGTTATTATTTGAACCCTTTGACAGGCTTGTACATGTTCCCGAGACAAATGAACTTCGAAGACTACAAGAATAACTATCAAGTATTTGACGAAGGCAGAAACATGAATGTGCAAAATTGGTTTGTGGTAGATCACCAGCAATCTAACCCGTATTGGATTGTCAACAACGAGCCAAACACCATGAACTCGAGACGTGCAGTGGCAAGCTTGAAGGTTTCGTATGACATCTTGAGCAATTTGAAATTCCAGATTCGCGGAAACTACGATTACGCTTCTCGCGAATATGAAGAAAGACATGCGGCCACCTCAAACGTGACCAATGTGGGCTCAAATGGCCGATGGGTGTACAGAAAAACAGAAGATATTTTGGCCTATACGGATGCTATCCTGAGCTACAATAAAGATTTCGGTAACCTTTTCAGCTTGAATGCCATTGCCGGAGCCAGCTATCAAAAAACCGATTACGGTACAGGCGTATCTGTAAACTCGGGAACCAATGTACTTTTTTACCCGAACGAATTCTATTTCGATAATTTACCAACCAACGTGCAGGTGCAATCGATCACCAGCGGGAAAGTCGTGAAAAAAGGACTTTTTGGTAATTTGCAATTGGGCTACAAAGAAATGTTGTTCTTGGATTTGGCGGGCAGAAACGACTGGGCTTCTACACTTGCCCTTACAGGGAACGCTTCGTATTTCTATCCTTCAGCGGGTTTGACGGCCATCGTGAGTGAAATGTTCCAAATGCCGCAGAGCATCTCTTTTGGTAAAGTGAGAGCTTCGGTGACCAAAGTGGGCAATGAAGTGCCTTTCAACGTGATCAACCCACAAAACACGATTACAGCAAGTGGTGGGGTAGACCGCAACACCATTCAGCCTTTCTTCGATGCCAAACCGGAAATTATTACCAGTATGGAATTGGGTACAGATTGGCGATTCTTTCATAACCGATTTGGCTTTGACCTGACCTTGTACAAAATCATCAGTAAGAACCAGTTCGTTCGAATTCCGACAGTTTCTGGTGCGGGCGGATACACTTATCAGTACATCAACGCAGGTGAAATCACCAATAAAGGTGTAGAACTGACCGTAAACCTTGTGCCGGTAAGAAAAGCGAATCTTGAATGGACGTCGTCTTTCAACTTCACCAAAAACGTGAACAAAATCGTGGACATCGGGCCAAGTGATGCCACAACAATCAGCTTGGGAACATCCGAAGGTTATGAGTCTAAACTCGTAGAAGGTGGATCGTTCAACGACCTTTATGTGTACAAATTCCAAAGAAACGAAGCGGGCAGCATCATCATTGAAAACGGTGTACCGTTGAAAACCTCAATCACAGAATTGGCTGGAAACCTGAATCCAAAATGGACATTGGGTTGGAATAACACATTGACATATAAGCGTTTAAGTGCAGGCGTGTTGATCAACGGAAGCTTTGGTGGCGTGGTGTTTAGCCAAACGCAATCGATGCTCGACGGTTACGGTGTTTCTCAAGCCACCGCCGATGCAAGAGACGCAGGTTTTGTTTCTGTAAACGGCGTAAGCTCGAGCGACGGCACGGCCATCACGCAAGTGAATCCAGAAACTTGGTATAAAGCAGTAGGTGATAGAAACGGAATCGGTGAATACTATGTGTACAGCCGCACAAACGTGAGGTTGGGTCAGCTTAGCTTGGGTTACAATTTCGACTTGTCGAAAATCAAAATCCCGGTTAAATCGGCCAATTTGTCTTTGATCGGCAACAACCTGTTCTATTTCCATATGGAAGCCCCATTCGATCCTGAGTTGGCCATGAGTACAAACCAAAATTCACAAGGTTTGGACAACTTCAACCTTCCGGCCACTAGAACTTATGGAGTGAACCTTAAACTTACTTTTTAA